A genomic region of Dunckerocampus dactyliophorus isolate RoL2022-P2 chromosome 8, RoL_Ddac_1.1, whole genome shotgun sequence contains the following coding sequences:
- the bin2b gene encoding bridging integrator 2b yields MAENKMGPNLQAGAGFLAKRVQKSLNRAQEKVLQKLGKTMETKDEHFELCLQNLNKQQMDGSRLLKDVKAHYAAVKAVHETSKRMSQTLRYIYEPDWDGVEDLAAITGSEDLLWNDYEEKLNDQIVRTMENYTSQFPEVKERVAKRGRKLVDYDSARHHLEALQSAKKKDDSKIAKAEEEFNKAQNVFEEINNELREELPVLYQSRIGCYGTVFQNISNLRDVFYKEMSVLNRELYNVMKKTENQHSGKAFIIKGLSSTSGKSKKRKSLVISNPIPCNTAFPSDHISILSSTQNGKNALPSSPGPQTPPSSDEMAAAEESGASSKAAHSSDSDLSSSGTNSPKRQSLDRSTASESPEEAEAEAEAEAEAEAEAEAEAELATNQSDDSGLGVPKSDLATQETSGPPDCASSEAPHVPEQQDVESEPPSEEDKNKSAPVPAPRVSFRSQKLPLLTAQEEQESDGACDIKETSVSGDDHNPDDFVCKGVALESHAASEGGQLQFEQRDILLGLAGGEKEDLLMGAGKESWKPHMDSEDRSGTFSEDLIGPVEAE; encoded by the exons ATGGCTGAGAATAAAATGGGTCCAAACCTACAGGCCGGTGCCGGATTCCTCGCTAAAAGGGTACAGAAGTCCCTGAATCGCGCTCAGGAGAAG GTCCTTCAAAAACTGGGCAAAACCATGGAGACCAAGgatgaacattttgagctgTGTTTGCAGAATCTAAACAAACaacag ATGGATGGAAGTAGGTTGCTTAAAGATGTGAAGGCCCACTATGCAGCAGTGAAAG CTGTACATGAGACATCCAAGAGAATGTCTCAGACGTTGAGATACATCTACGAACCTGACTGGGATGGCGTGGAGGACCTTGCTGCTATTACAGGA AGTGAAGACTTGCTGTGGAATGACTACGAGGAGAAATTGAATGACCAGATTGTGCGTACAATGGAAAACTATACAAGCCAGTTCCCCGAGGTCAAG GAGCGTGTTGCCAAACGCGGTAGAAAGCTGGTGGACTACGATTCAGCACGTCACCACCTTGAGGCGCTGCAGAGCGCCAAGAAAAAGGATGATTCAAAAATAGCTAAG GCAGAGGAAGAGTTCAACAAGGCTCAGAATGTCTTTGAGGAGATAAATAACGAGCTGAGGGAGGAGCTGCCTGTTCTCTATCAGAG CCGCATTGGTTGCTATGGGACAGTGTTCCAAAACATTTCAAATCTGAGGGATGTCTTCTACAAAGAAATGAGTGTG CTTAACCGGGAGTTATACAACGTGATGAAAAAAACAGAGAATCAACATTCTGGGAAAGCGTTCATCATCAAGGGTCTGAGCAG CACATCAGGGAAGTCAAAGAAGAGGAAGTCCCTGGTAATCTCCAATCCAATCCCGTGCAACACAGCGTTCCCATCTGATCACATCTCCATCCTTTCGTCAacccaaaatgggaaaaatgctTTACCCTCCTCACCTGGTCCACAAACTCCGCCCAGCTCTGATGAGATGGCTGCAGCAGAGGAGAGTGGCGCCTCCTCCAAAGCTGCACACTCTTCAGACTCGGATCTCAGCTCCAGCGGCACCAACTCTCCCAAGAGACAGTCGCTCGACAGAAGCACAGCAAGCGAAAGTCCAGAGGAGGCGGAGGCGGAGGCGGAGGCGGAGGCGGAGGCGGAGGCGGAAGCGGAAGCGGAAGCGGAGCTAGCAACAAACCAGTCTGACGACTCCGGCCTGGGGGTCCCAAAATCTGACCTTGCAACTCAAGAAACGTCCGGCCCCCCCGATTGCGCCAGTAGCGAAGCGCCACACGTTCCTGAGCAGCAGGACGTCGAAAGTGAGCCGCCGTCAgaggaagacaaaaacaaaagtgcacCAGTTCCTGCCCCTCGAGTCTCTTTCCGCTCCCAGAAACTTCCTCTGCTTACGGCTCAGGAGGAGCAGGAGAGTGATGGAGCATGTGACATCAAGGAGACAAGTGTATCAGGAGATGACCACAACCCGGATGACTTTGTCTGCAAG GGGGTGGCGCTCGAGAGCCATGCAGCATCTGAAGGTGGCCAGCTCCAGTTTGAGCAGAGGGACATCCTCCTGGGGCTTGCTGGTGGTGAAAAG GAAGATCTGTTGATGGGGGCCGGGAAGGAGAGCTGGAAACCACACATGGATTCAGAAGATCGCAGCGGGACTTTCTCAGAAGACCTCATCGGGCCTGTTGAGGCAGAGTGA